Proteins encoded in a region of the Suricata suricatta isolate VVHF042 chromosome 10, meerkat_22Aug2017_6uvM2_HiC, whole genome shotgun sequence genome:
- the LOC115304436 gene encoding olfactory receptor 6C76-like has product MKNQTPVTEFILLGLTNDPKLNVLIFLFLFFTYILSITGNLTIITLTLIDPHLKTPMYFFLRNFSFLEISFTTVCIPRFLASIITGDMTISYNSCMAQVFFLILLGSTEFFLLTAMSYDRYIAICKPLHYTTIMSSRICNQLVISSWLAGFLIIFPPVMMGLQLDFCDSNVIDHFTCDSSPMLLISCTDTALLELLGFILAVFTLMVTLILVILSYVFILKTILRLPSAEQRKKAFSTCSSHMIVVSVSYGSCIFMYIKTSAKEGVALTKGIAVLNTSVAPVLNPFIYSLRNQQVRQSFKNLVNKCFSNKF; this is encoded by the coding sequence atgaaaaaccaaacaCCTGTAACAGAGTTCATTCTTCTGGGATTAACAAATGATCCGAAgctaaatgttttgatttttctatttctatttttcacatatatactGAGTATAACTGGAAACTTGACAATTATCACCCTCACCCTGATAGATCCTCACCTTAAGactcccatgtatttcttccttagGAATTTCTCTTTTCTAGAAATCTCGTTCacaacagtttgcattcctagaTTTCTGGCCAGCATTATAACAGGGGATATGACGATTTCCTACAATTCTTGCATGGCTCAAGTGTTTTTCCTCATACTCCTTGGCTcgacagaattttttcttttgactgcAATGTCTTATGATCGGTACATAGCTATCTGTAAGCCATTGCATTACACAACAATAATGAGCAGCAGAATTTGCAACCAGCTTGTAATTAGCTCTTGGCTGGCCGGATTTCTCATTATCTTTCCACCTGTCATGATGGGGCTTCAACTGGATTTCTGTGACTCCAACGTCATTGACCATTTCACCTGTGACTCTTCGCCTATGCTGTTGATCTCCTGCACAGACACAGCACTCCTAGAGCTCCTGGGATTCATCCTAGCAGTATTCACACTCATGGTGACCTTAATATTAGTAATTCTTTCCTATGTATTCATCCTTAAAACAATTCTGAGACTCCCCTCGgctgagcaaaggaaaaaggccTTTTCCACTTGTTCCTCACACATGATTGTTGTTTCCGTTTCTTATGGAAGTTGCATTTTCATGTACATCAAAACTTCAGCAAAAGAAGGAGTGGCTTTGACCAAGGGTATAGCAGTGCTCAATACTTCTGTTGCCCCAGTGCTAAATCCTTTTATTTACTCCCTAAGGAACCAGCAGGTAAGGCAGTCCTTCAAGAACTTAGTCAATAAATgcttctcaaataaattttaa
- the LOC115304425 gene encoding olfactory receptor 6C75, which yields MKNYTSVTEFILLGLTNDPQWQVVLFIFLLVTYMLSVTGNLIIITLTLSDPHLQTPMYFFLRNFSFLEISFTSVCIPRFLVTIVTKDRTISYNGCVTQLFFFIFLGVTEFYLLAAMSYDRYVAICKPLHYMTIMSSRVCILLVFSSWLAGFLIIFPPILLLLQLDFCASNVIDHFICDSSPILQLSCTNTRFLELMAFFLAVVTLMVTLTLVILSYTYIIRTILRIPSTSQRKKAFSTCSSHMIVVSLSYGSCIFMYIKPSARERVTLSKGVAVLNTSVAPLLNPFIYTLRNQQVKKAFKNMVQKMAFHSNK from the coding sequence atgaaaaattacacCTCAGTAACAGAATTTATTCTTCTTGGATTGACAAATGACCCACAATGGCAAGttgtactttttatatttcttcttgttaCCTACATGCTAAGTGTGACTGGGAACCTGATCATTATCACCCTCACCCTTTCAGATCCCCACCTGCAAACtccaatgtatttctttcttcgAAATTTCTCATTCCTAGAAATATCATTCACTTCTGTCTGCATTCCCAGATTCCTTGTCACTATTGTGACAAAGGACAGAACCATTTCCTACAATGGTTGTGTTACTCagctatttttcttcattttcttggggGTGACAGAATTTTACCTTCTGGCTGCCATGTCCtatgaccgctacgtggccatctgcaagcctcTCCACTACATGACCATCATGAGCAGCAGAGTCTGCATCCTTCTCGTCTTTAGCTCATGGCTTGCAGGATTCCTGATCATCTTTCCACCAATACTGTTGCTGCTACAGTTGGACTTCTGTGCCTCCAATGTAATTGATCATTTTATCTGTGACTCTTCTCCAATTCTACAGCTTTCTTGCACAAACACTCGCTTTCTAGAACTCATGGCATTTTTTTTAGCAGTGGTAACACTTATGGTCACTTTAACACTAGTTATTCTTTCTTACACATACATCATCCGGACAATTCTGAGAATTCCTTCCACAAGTCAGAGGAAGAAAGCTTTTTCCACTTGTTCCTCCCACATGATAGTGGTGTCCCTCTCTTATGGCAGCTGCATCTTCATGTACATTAAACCTTCTGCAAGGGAAAGGGTGACGTTAAGCAAAGGAGTAGCTGTGCTCAATACCTCAGTGGCTCCTCTCTTGAATCCTTTCATATATACACTAAGGAATCAGCAGGTGAAGAAAGCCTTTAAGAACATGGTTCAGAAAATGGCCTTtcactcaaataaatga